One window of the Cryptomeria japonica chromosome 7, Sugi_1.0, whole genome shotgun sequence genome contains the following:
- the LOC131073462 gene encoding LRR receptor-like serine/threonine-protein kinase FLS2, giving the protein MLRKVNKRACYSFMMPNVLGNLLNGSKAKFLYIQSLRSYFHCLDDMASYTAFFLALVTGILSLCAPTASGGEAIDLEALSSFKISITSDPLDALANWRNLTHHCNWPGVACDSRRSVVSLILPEKQLEGVISPFIANISYLTYLDLSSNSFRGSIPFCLGKLGRLQSLSLASNVLDGSIPETIGNCISLTTASLSNNKLSGHIPSALGGCKKLRGLDLSSNVLEGMIPVNISQLLNLEQLLNLSNNRLEGVIPAEIGRLSLLSSLDLSSNMLSGRIPSELGNLTKLRYLNISRNHLEGPVPQIGVLASFNWSNFEGNDELCGVSDSSPCSKVARSHQHRRHTAMVASVVSVCVFLALLFCFVFYCICLRDRHRTTLIEYNPYPDPNYKKSYLQERTDSFNAENIIGSSSGSIVYKGGNIAVNVYKTDCSRQTDFFYRYIGSLLKIRHRNLLNVVGFCREESFYALVTEYEPNGHLDTLMHAARMEDRRMTFDLSKRIDVLISTAGALIHLHEYCQSRIVHGHLKPTNIYLDEHFRFRVGGFGTLELLQDHLQQERKASSAMEGTISYLAPELADMERVTPKADVFSLGVILMEMLTGRKAPASLETESGERISLRQWIEKGINGGSLATLADPALGQNISERESERKKIADLFKISLLCTEEIVESRPTMSQVLAWLDNIKHDRVDSNTGI; this is encoded by the exons ATGTTACGGAAAGTAAATAAACGAGCTTGTTACAGCTTTATGATGCCCAACGTTTTGGGCAATCTACTGAATGGCAGCAAAGCAAAATTTCTATATATTCAGTCCCTTCGATCGTATTTTCATTGCTTGGATGACATGGCATCTTACACAGCTTTTTTCCTTGCATTGGTGACGGGAATACTGTCTCTATGTGCACCTACAGCTAGTGGTGGTGAAGCCATTGATCTTGAAGCTCTATCTTCCTTCAAGATTTCTATAACCTCAGATCCCCTCGATGCTCTGGCCAATTGGCGAAACCTTACCCATCACTGTAACTGGCCTGGTGTGGCCTGTGATTCGCGCAGGAGCGTCGTCTCCCTCATTTTGCCTGAAAAGCAGCTTGAGGGCGTCATTTCCCCTTTCATTGCTAATATTTCTTATCTGACTTACCTGGATTTATCGTCAAATTCCTTCCGAGGCTCAATTCCTTTCTGTTTGGGTAAATTAGGTCGGCTCCAGTCTTTGAGTCTAGCCAGCAATGTTTTGGACGGTAGCATTCCTGAGACCATTGGGAACTGCATCAGTTTGACAACAGCTAGTCTCTCGAACAATAAACTATCAGGCCATATCCCTTCTGCTCTCGGTGGCTGCAAGAAGCTTCGAGGACTTGACCTGTCTAGCAATGTTCTAGAAGGTATGATTCCTGTGAATATTTCTCAGCTGCTCAATTTGGAACAACTTCTCAACCTGTCAAATAATCGGTTAGAGGGTGTAATCCCAGCTGAAATAGGTCGCCTTAGTTTGTTATCAAGTCTTGATCTTTCTTCTAACATGCTGAGTGGAAGGATACCATCGGAGCTGGGGAATTTGACAAAGCTGAGATATCTGAATATTTCTCGCAATCACCTTGAAGGCCCTGTTCCTCAGATTGGAGTTTTGGCAAGTTTTAATTGGTCGAACTTTGAGGGAAACGATGAGCTCTGTGGTGTGAGTGACTCGAGCCCATGCTCTAAGGTAGCGCGTTCTCATCAACACAGACGACATACTGCAATGGTTGCTTCTGTAGTTTCAGTTTGTGTCTTTCTCGCTCTACTGTTTTGCTTCGTTTTCTATTGTATTTGTTTGAGGGATCGTCACCGGACTACTCTAATAGAGTACAACCCTTATCCCGACCCAAATTACAAAAAGAGCTACCTGCAGGAAAGGACCGACTCTTTCAATGCCGAAAACATTATCGGAAGCAGCAGCGGGAGCATTGTCTACAAAGGGGGAAACATAGCTGTGAATGTTTATAAGACTGATTGTTCTCGACAGACAGATTTTTTCTATAGGTACATAGGTTCTCTCCTTAAAATTAGGCATCGCAATCTACTGAATGTGGTGGGATTTTGCCGTGAGGAAAGTTTTTATGCTTTAGTAACAGAATACGAGCCCAACGGACATCTAGATACTCTCATGCATGCTGCGAGAATGGAGGACCGCAGGATGACGTTCGACCTAAGCAAGCGTATTGATGTTCTCATATCCACAGCCGGGGCACTTATTCATCTGCACGAATATTGTCAGTCTCGCATCGTCCATGGCCATCTGAAGCCCACAAACATTTATCTGGATGAACATTTTCGATTTCGTGTGGGTGGTTTTGGTACGCTTGAACTGCTTCAAGACCATCTTCAGCAAGAAAGGAAAGCTTCGTCTGCTATGGAAGGGACAATCAGCTACTTAGCACCAG AGCTAGCCGACATGGAAAGGGTGACTCCAAAAGCTGATGTTTTCAGCCTTGGCGTAATCTTAATGGAAATGTTGACGGGGAGAAAAGCCCCTGCAAGTTTGGAAACCGAAAGTGGCGAAAGAATAAGCCTGCGACAGTGGATTGAAAAGGGCATCAATGGCGGCAGCCTAGCTACTCTAGCTGATCCAGCTCTTGGGCAGAACATAAGTGAGAGAGAAAGCGAAAGAAAAAAGATTGCTGATCTATTTAAGATATCTCTGCTGTGTACCGAAGAAATAGTGGAAAGTCGTCCAACTATGAGCCAGGTGCTTGCTTGGCTTGATAATATTAAACACGATAGAGTGGACAGTAACACTGGTATTTGA